The Manis javanica isolate MJ-LG chromosome 2, MJ_LKY, whole genome shotgun sequence genome contains a region encoding:
- the ABITRAM gene encoding protein Abitram, translating to MTTELVAAEPGVPSLVDRYFTRWYKADVKGKPCEDHCILQHSNRICVITLAGSHPVLQSGKTIKSISYQISTNCSRLQNKVSGKFKRGAQFLTELAPLCKIYCSDGEEYTISSCVRGRLMEVNENILHKPSILQEKPSTEGYIAVVLPKFKESKSITEGLLTQKQYEEVMVKRINATTATS from the exons ATGACTACCGAGCTTGTGGCAGCAGAGCCGGGGGTGCCTTCGCTCGTGGATCGTTACTTCACTCGCTGGTATAAGGCTG atGTCAAAGGAAAACCCTGTGAAGACCACTGTATACTACAGCACTCTAACCG AATATGTGTCATCACTTTGGCAGGATCTCATCCAGTTCTTCAAAGTGGAAAAACAATTAAAAGCATTTCCTATCAAATCAGTACCAACTGTAGCAGACTTCAGAACAAGGTCTCTGGGAAATTTAAGCGG GGGGCACAGTTTCTAACAGAACTTGCACCTCTGTGTAAGATTTACTGCTCAGATGGAGAAGAATACACCATATCTAG CTGTGTTAGAGGACGGTTGATGGAAGTGAATGAAAACATTCTCCATAAGCCATCTATTCTTCAAGAGAAG CCGTCCACTGAAGGCTACATTGCAGTTGTGTTGCCCAAATTTAAAGAAAGTAAGAGCATAACAGAAGGGTTACTGACACAAAAACAGTATGAAGAAGTCATGGTGAAACGCATCAATGCCACAACTGCTACATCATGA